One Clupea harengus chromosome 12, Ch_v2.0.2, whole genome shotgun sequence DNA segment encodes these proteins:
- the oaz1b gene encoding LOW QUALITY PROTEIN: ornithine decarboxylase antizyme 1b (The sequence of the model RefSeq protein was modified relative to this genomic sequence to represent the inferred CDS: deleted 1 base in 1 codon), whose amino-acid sequence MVKSNLQRILNSHCFAREKEGKQQFLTTMDALSNDSSICDMIGNLSLHCSSTHGPVPLWCSDAPHPPLKIPGGRGNGQRDHTLAARTLYTDRKLTVTEEVGGGGRPTILHFQSRPTVSRVVHWEAVLSEEGLYVEIPHDLLLEGSKESFISLLEFAEEHLKVVSVFVCFYKNREDCAKLVRTFSFLGFEIVKPGQALVPPRPDVFFMAYNFDRDSSDED is encoded by the exons ATGGTAAAATCCAACCTCCAGCGGATACTAAACAGTCATTGCTTTGCTCGcgaaaaagaaggaaaacaaCAGTTTCTCACCACAATGGATGCTTTAAGTAACGACAGTAGTATTTGTGACATGATTGGCAA CCTGTCCCTGCACTGTAGTAGTACCCACGGTCCAGTGCCTCTGTGGTGTTCC GATGCCCCTCACCCACCCCTGAAGATCCCAGGTGGGCGAGGGAATGGTCAACGGGATCACACTCTTGCAGCTCGAACTTTGTATACA GACAGGAAGTTGACAGTGACtgaggaggtgggagggggtggCCGCCCCACTATACTCCACTTCCAGAGCCGCCCCACTGTTTCACGGGTCGTCCACTGGGAGGCAGTGCTGAGTGAGGAGGGCCTGTATGTGGAGATCCCACACGACTTGCTGCTGGAGGGCAGCAAGGAGAG TTTTATCTCTCTTCTGGAGTTTGCTGAAGAACATCTTAAAGTTGTCAGCGTGTTTGTCTGCTTTTACAAGAACAGAGAAGATTGTG CTAAATTAGTGCGCACATTCAGCTTCCTGGGCTTTGAGATTGTGAAACCAGGCCAGGCCCTTGTCCCACCTCGACCTGATGTTTTCTTCATGGCGTACAACTTTGACAGGGATTCTTCTGATGAAGATTAG